In Macaca fascicularis isolate 582-1 chromosome 12, T2T-MFA8v1.1, the genomic stretch CTGCAGTCCATGGAGcagctgctgtgtgccaggcactgtcctaagaACCCTGTGTTTTTCAGTCAGTTACTCTGACCACCCCCAAGAGGTGCACAGCTGCTGGCTGCACTTCACAGCTGAGGACCTGAGGCCTTTTTAGAAGAAactgacttgcctaaggtcacacagacaGAAAGAGGCGGATCTAGACTCACACCCAGATCTACACAGCTCACTCCATACCCACCCCCACTTCCTATCCCCTTTCCCTGCCTTGCCTCTGATGCACTCGTTACCACCTGACAAACCATCCCTTATTTTTTGTCTGTTCATCCTCGCTAGAGTGTAAGCTCTGTGAAGACAGGAGGTTTAGTCTTATTGGTTCACTACTATATCCCCAGCATCTAAAACAGTGCCAagcacatagtagttgctcaataagtattaaatgaatggatgaatgaacaaatggttCTAATTGCTGGGcaccctcccaccaggcctctggTCCTGACCTGATGTGGCTAAGCAGGATTCTGATGGCCAAACACGAGGAAGGTGGATAAGGGGAaggctggggatggggtgggacaGGTGGGGCTAGGTGGGTGTCTGTCCCTTAGCCCCCTACCTCTCTACCTCCTCTGTGTGCTGCAGACTGCCCACCTGTGACAGTGACAGTGAAGAAGGCCGAGTCATCTCCAGCGTCGCATACAAACTCCCCCCCGTCCTCGGGCTGGGCAGCAGGTAGCACCAGGCGGCAGCGTGGCCCATCCCTCTCCAGCACCAGGGCCTCGCTCTCCTCCACTTCCAGTCCATCCTTGTACCAGCGCACAGGGGCATCCTCCCGAGACAGCTCACACATCAGCACCACACACTCCAAGGTCACGGCGATCAAGGTCACCTCATCGCGGGGATATATGATCCGTACTGGAGGTTCTGCAGGGTGGGGACAACCACAGCCTGTCACAAGCTCACCGTCAGCCTCTCTGGAGCCATTTGGCAGCATGAAGTCCCCATCACCCACATGATAATGagaataataagtaaaataataataataagcaataaTGGGTCCACAGTTTGTTCTCTGAAATCCCTGGGGCCAGAGGTGTTACAGAATCCAGAATGCTTTGGATTCCAGAAATAATGCATTTCTCATCTATCACATACCTTCCTCAGCCCCCACGGGGGCCTCCCCCTTCATCAGTCACATTAACATGTCTATGGTGTAACACATATTACATTCACCCTAAGCAGGATATATTGAAAGATACAGAATCTTACAGATACAAGAATATATCTATAAGACACTCATATCTTATAGATATATAGCTAGAGCGATATTCACCCTTGGCACGATAATTAAAGCATAGAAATAGCTTCAGAGCAATGAAGCTCAGGTTTTACTGAAATGACTTGGAATACAAAACTTACAAAAAGACTTTCGATTTTGAGAGTTTTGGAATTTTGGAACTATGGACAAGGGATGGTGGATCTGCAATAGCAAACATTGATATGATGCTTCCTAAGGTCCAGGAACAGTCCCAAGCACTTGAAACATTTAACTGTCATGGCAATCCTAAGAGGAAGGTAGTgttttatccccattttccatATAAGGGACTGGGCACAGAGTGATTATACAACTTCCTTAAGGTCACACTGGCCACACCCACTctggggcaggaggaagaaaTACCCTCTGTTAAAGGGAGGCTCAGACTCCACAGGTAGTGGCAGGAATTCCAAGCCAAGGCTTGCAGGAACTCAATAATGCTTTTTGCATTCAACGTCTGTCTGAGAGTTCCCCAGGGGTGCTAAATGCTGATTCTGAGAGCTCATCTCCAAGTTCTGGTCACTCCTCTGCAGAAAGGGAACCATGTCAATATTAGAGGTGACCAGTGCATGAAGCCCAGACCTGCCCACACCCCCGCTGCCCCAGGTTCCCCCAGAATCTTCAAGTTTCAGGGAGACTAGTGCTCCATTAGCCTCTGGCCCCCTGGTGGCTGGGCTGAGGAACTGCTAGCTTCCCAGTCAGGGGGGCCAGGGTTGGGGGGTGTTTTATAGGGGCACGCATGGGCGGAGGTAACCACAAGCTCCCCACTCAGCACTCCCGCCTCCATGGAGATTCCTGCCTTGAGCCACATAACCCGCCTCCCCCATGGGCTTCCTTGCTCTAAGGGTCGTAGGCTGGTCCTCTGGGGCCGAGCCAGGAGAGACCAGAATGCAGCTGCCtgaggggtggggaaggtgaTGAGGGCAGTGGAGTGAGGACAGGGATCAGTGAGGGGACCAGGGTGGCTACCCAGCCCTGGGACCTCAGCTTGGTGTCAGACTTGATTTGCTCTGGCCTAGAGCAGAGGTGGTGTTTGTGTGAACTTCCCTGTGAAGAGACTGGTTTTTGTGGGGAGCCTGGTGTTTTGCGGGGAGCCTGGTGTTTTGTGGGGAGCCTGGTGTTTTGTGGGGAGCCTGGTGTTTTGTGGGGAGCCTGAGCATGGGCTGGAGTTTGTGTGTATGCAGCCATTATGTCTGGCCACGGCTGAGTGGGAGAGGGTGAAGGTGATTACTACAGGGCAGAGTGTGTGCAGAAGGCCTCTTAGGCATTGTGGGCTTGTGTGTGCAGGGTGCACTAGCTGGGGTGCAGGGAGTGGGGGGCCCTAAACAGCTCAGTATGGAGCATGACTTTCAGGGCAGGGCTGAGGGAGGACAGGACTATAGCCACAGTAGGATGGGGGCTCCCATGCAGCCACTGGGGTTCTGTGCCACGCAGAGCTGCCTAGCCCTATGGACCCCCAaccccagacacacacactgGGCTGGATGCTGTGAGCCGTCGCCCGGAAGTCTCCAGCACTGAACCTCTGTCACTTCCACAGTTGTCCTGTGCTTCTCCCGCTTTGAATATTCTCCCCCAACCTCCtgcccacaccccaccccacttAGCTCCAGTATCAGCTTTGAAAGCACTTGCTGTCGCCAGGCCAGGGTGGTGGCTCCCAACCCAGGGACCCTCGACAACCCATGCTGTAAGATCCTGGAAGGCGTCTGGCTTTCCTGCCAGGCTGTGCACTCCTGGAGGGCAGCAGCTGTGTCTGCGCGCTGTTGGCTCCTGTGTGTGGAAGGGCAACTTTCTCCGAGGCCCTCCCTGACCCTTCTGCTCTGCGCTCTTGAGCCCTCTGCCCTTGGCCCTCACAGTACTTATCACCAGGTGTCACTGTACATTTATTTGCATGTTTATTGGTTTAACACAGGGGTCGCAAACTCAAATGCCCACAGGGGCCAGGTTAGGTTAGTGGCTGAAGCAGTCTGGGGAAAGGCAAAAAGCAATGGCAGGGCGGTGGGACAGAGGAATGTGGGCCCCAAACTACAGGGGCAGCTGCTACTCAGTGCCAGCTGTTCGTCGCCATGGGGGGAAGCGGGACCAGAGCCGCCGGGTCTTCGGCTTTTTCAAGAGGACGCATAACTCCGGATTGTTATTTGAACTGTCCTGACTTTGGTAAGACTCTGCAGACCAAACAAAGCACACGTGTGGAATGCACGGGGCCCCAGGACTGCCCGTTTGCGACCCCTGGTAAACAGCTGTCACCTCACCTAGCCTGGCAGCTCTCTCAGAAAAGGGACAGTGTTTGCATTACTCACCTGCTACTCCCAGTGCCTGATCCAGggaaagtgctcagtaaatgagCTGTGGAGCAGAGCTAGGCCTGGCCTTGGGCACCGGGGAGGGGCTCATTTCCTTGAATAGGGGCCCGGGCTCATCTCAGCAAGAACCTTGGCACATGCACCCGCAGCCcacacctccctcctccccagggtGCTAGCTGGGGCTATGTGGCCAGCTCCTCCAGGGCTCAGGGCTGTCTCTGTGACCCCAGGGAGCTGGGCTGGGCCCACACCTGTGACGGTGAGAGTGAAGGAGGCCGACTCATCGTCGATTTCACACAAGTACTCGCCGGAGTCCTCGAGCTGGACAGAAGGCAGCACCAGGCGGCGGACAGTGTCTTCTTTCTGCAGGAGCAGCGCGGGGCTCTCCACCACCTCCTCTCCATTCTTGGTCCAGCGCACCTCCGCCCAGGGCCGGCATAGCTCACAGGTCAGCACCACACGCTCCAGGCGCACTGCTGCCACATACACCTTGCCGCTGGGATACACGATCCACGAAGACACGTCTGGAGGACAGGGACAGCCACTGCCAGGCATGAGGGGTGGGCCAGGTGTGCCCTGCCACCCTCCTTGATGCAGCTGTGTCCCCTACCCCTGGAAAGGAGGCCATGTGTTGAAGAGGGACCTCCAGAGACTGCATCTCACAGCAGCTAACGGTTACTCACAGCTAGAGACACATGAATACAGCTGTCACAAAAGCACAGCAGACTTTGTGCTGCACAGGAGCCACACGGCGGGGCCCACGGGGTCAGCCTCGGCTGTAGAAACACTCCACATTCTCTGGGTTGGGACAGGGACGGTATGAAGGGTGGAACTGAGGAAAGGAGGGTTGGGTCCCCAGATGGAGCTGGGGGTCTCCTCCTCCAAGAATTTTTGGCCCCTCTAGTGCCTAAGACCACCCGCCCTAGACTCTGCCCTACCCTGCAATAAACTCACTGTCCCCAAAGATTTCCCTTGGTACAGGTTTTTAGGAGAACAGAGAAAGCAGAGCTTCCTTAGCCAAGACCAATGTGCTTATGATAACACGTTTCCTGAGTGTGACTAGACCATAGCttgaggagaaagggaggaggtcTGATCTGCTAGTGGGAGGGCAGCAGGGGCGGGGAACAGGGGCCCAGGGGTGAAGGTGTGGCAGCTGCCCCAGCAGGAGCAGGGGCACCTTCCCCCGTGCCTCTGAGGCCCACCCGGCCCCCCACCTGTGATGGTGACGGTGAAGTAGGCACGCTCATCTCCAGCAACACACTGAAACTCGCCCCCGTCTGAGGGCTGGGTGGCGGGCAGCACCAGGCGGCGATGGGGCCCCTCGTTCTCCAGCACCACGAAGTCActctcctccacctcctgcccGTCCTTGTACCAACACACAGGGGCGTCCTCTCGGTCCACCTCACAGGCCAGCATGACACACTCGGAGGTTATGGCATGCACGAACACATGCTCTCGCGGTTCCACGATGTGCACGGGGGGATCTGGGTGGGGAGCAGAGATGGCATCGCACAGACACCCCCGCACAAGGAGTCCAAACTAGCTGTGTGGCCAGGAGACACTGTTTCTGCACAGGAGGACACTGGGGGAGGGCTAAGGCCCTGCTGTGTAGGAACTCAGGGACAATGACAAGGAATGCTGAGGGCATGGCAGGTGAGGCATGGCAGGAGATCATGTGGCATCAGAGTGCTCTGTGGGTCCCCAAAGGATCAGAGGTGGCGGAGTGAGTACATGGAGAGGAGGCGGCACAGAGAGTTCACAGAGTGGCAGCCACCATTTGTCTAGGCTGAAGGGAGGTCACTGTCACAAGTCACATCAGGGCCATGCTTACTGCCTCTATTACAAGACCCCAGGGCAGGCAGGAGGTGAAGGATGATCCAACAAGTAGCAACAGTGAGACAGCCACTCTCCAGGTAGTGGGTGCCCTGTCACTGGGTACATTCGGGCAGGGCCCCAGTGTGGCCCCTGGCAATAGCGTGGAAAACAGGACTTCCACTCAGTGAGATGAGTGGGATCTGTGCTTCCCAAGCTGCTCTCTCAGAGAGTCTGCACTTGTTAAGAGAGGATCTTCAGGCTCCACCCTGGATTCTGTGGCTCTGGACAGTCCAGGGATTTATAACCAGCTTCCAGGAGCTTCCTAAAGCAGCCAGCCTATGGGCTGCCTTGTGAGAACCACGGGGCGACTGCACTCAATACTCTGTTTGACTCTGAGGCAGCAGGAATAGAATAATCCTGCGTGTGTCTCCAAGCTATGGTGTGACAGAGGTCACAAAACCTCTTACAGCCTCTGTTTCTTTGCCTGTGAACTGGAGATATATTGCCCCTCATctagttgtgaggattaaatgaaagagTGTATACTGAAaatacttagcataatgcttggCTCAGAGTAAGCGCCCAAAAAGTGTTCGCTCCCATCTCTCCTCCCCTTAATTGCATTTTGTTCCGCCACCCAACCCAGCAGAGGCTATGTGGACAGCGAGGCAGTGTTAGTGTATCAGGGGTTTAGGAGGCAAAGGCACGCTGTGcatggtgcacgcctataatcccagctgctcaggaggctaggaaggaggatcgtttgagcataggagttcaaggccagcctgggcaacagtgagaccctcatcttaaaaaaagcaagcaagcaagcaagcaagcaagccaggcatggtggctcacacctataatcccagcattttgggaggctgaggcgagcagatcacttgaggtcaggggttcaagaccagcctaaccaacatagtgaaaccctgtgtctactgaataataaaaaaaattagctgggtctgatggcacgcacctgtagtcccagctacttggaaggctgaggggagaatcgctttaacccagtaggcagaggttgcaatgagctgagatcgtaccactgccctccagccagggcaacagagggagaccctatctcaaaaaaaaaaaaaaaaaaagcagcaagtgCAGAGTTATCTGAAACATGTCCCCTGGGCCACTGGGCTTTCCCTGTAAAGGACTCCCCCAAGTAGGCAGCAGACCAGAGGGCATGGCTTATGCGGCCCCACAGTTGGCTGTAGGAGCCCAGGCTGGCGTGGTTCCTGACCTTGGACAGTGACACCGAAGAAGGCGGAGACCCCTTCTGTCCTGCACTCAAACTCGCCACTGTCCTGGactttggcctcaggcaggatcAGACGGTGTTTGCGCCCATCCATCTTCACCACCAGCAACTCGCTCTCCTCCACCTTCTGCCCATCCTTGTACCAGGTCGCCGGGAAGTCTACTCTTGAGAGCTCACAGGTCAGCACCACCCGGTCTGAGGTTGTGAAGGTCAATGATACCTTGTCCTGGGGGCTCAGGATATGCACCGGGCTCTCTGTGTGGGGAGAAGCACAGATCAGCACCCCTCCCTCCGGTGCATGGGCTCAGTGTTGGATGCATCAGAGGGAATCACTGCTGTTgttggagtttttaaaaataggcttagGCTTACACACCAACCTTTAAGAGCAGGGCTTTGGCTGTGGGTAAGAATTCCTAGGGAGTCTGCTAAAAATGCAGAATTCTTGGACTCCCAAGCATGCAGGGGCCAGGAAATCTGCATTATAAACCAGCCCTCCACGTGGTTCTGATGTCAGTGAGCCGGGTGCCCATTTTGGAAATGCTGCTCTGGTTGCTGGTCAGGTCTCGCCTGGCCCTCCGCCTGCGACGCTGACAGCGAATCACCCCAAGACCCGGCACATGGGTGCCAACAGATTCCTTGACTGGTCTTATAAACTCCAGCAATGGTGACACGGCACATGCTAGCGTGATCCTTGAACTTTCAGCACCCCACCTCCAGCTGTCCTCCTCAGGGATGCCTTgttcccctccttccccctttcAACAGGTGGCACAGTGTGAtcaggagccagactgcctgggttcataATTCAGCACCTGTGCTCATTAGCTCCATACTTCGAGCAAgtcgcttaacctctctgtgcttgtTTCCCCAGCTATAAAACGGGAATGTCAAAAGAACCTATCttaagtttgagacaagcctggccagcatggtgaaaccctgtctctactaaaatacaaaaataagccaggcatggtggtgcacgtctgtagtcccagctactcaggaggctgaggcaggagaatcacttgaacccacaaggtggaaggtgcagtgagctgagatcgcgccattgcactccagcctgggcgacggagagagactccatctcaaaacgaacaaacaaacatgaaacaaaacaaaacgaaaaacccTATCTTACAGGACCATTGAGAAGATTGTGTTAATGTATGTAAGGTGATTAGGACTGTGCCTGGCAGGTAGAAAGTTGCAGTGACAGTGTCAGCAATTAGACAACTTGGCAGGAGGCAGTCAGGGACTAGCAGCCAGGGTCTGTGTCTTTCAAATGAGATGACAAATGTGACAGAATTCTGTAAACCACAAAGCACTCCAGAGAATTGGGATATGATGCTGACATATATCAAGATAACAATGCCCTGGATGTTGCATGTAAGTTGAAATTGGCCTTCCGGACCTCTGAGCCCTCAACCTGAGCCCATCACGGATGCTCCTTGCTCTCCTGGCCCCGATACAAGAAATGGGACCAACATCTGCCTCGTTTTGCCAACAGGACTTCTGTGTCTTGACTCTCTCTGCCCACTCAGGTCCCCACCGGCACCAACCTTGGATTGTGAGGGCAGCTGAGTCCTGCACGCCAGGGCAGCTGAAGCCAACCAGGGCACCACTGTCCTGGTGCTTGACGGCATGCAGGATGAGTCTGTGCTGCAGGCCCTTCTGCTCCATACGGTACCGCAGGGCCCCAGGTTCCACCTGGCCCTCTGGCTCATTACTCTTGAGCTCTTCCCCATTAAGGAACCAGGTACCCTGGATGATGGTGGAGAGATCGAGGGAGAAGACGGCATCTTCCCCGTTGTATACCTGCACATCCTCCAGACCTGCCACCAGGCGAGCTGTGGGCACTGCGACAGGGACAGAGTGCAGCTGTCAGAACTAGAAGGGGTggcagagggcagaggctggCAGATGGCAGGCCTGTGAGAGGACCAGCACtgagggctggggaagggaggagaagtgATGGGTGGGTCTGGCAGGACCAACTCACCAAGGTGAGCAGAACCATGGAACACCACGTGGGGACTACGGCCATGTCCGCTGACTGTGCAGATGCGGAAGCGGTAGTCACCCTCGGAGGGCACACAGTCGCCCGGCACCTCCACGGCCCCGGCTTTCTCGATGCTGAAGCACTGAATCCAGTCTTCAGAGCCCACCTCCTGCCGCTCCAGCCGGTAGATGAATGGGGTCTCGGGAGCTGGATCGGGAGGCTTCCAGGTCAGCAGGACCGTGTTCTTGTGGCCCTTGAACATCTCTGCTGATACAGGGGGTCCTGGAGGACTGTGCTTGACACCTGAGACCAAGGCAGGGATGTGTTCCGGCCTTGCTCGGGCCTCCACAGCCCTTCCACCTTAAATCTACTTCACCAACCCAGCTGTGGCATCTGGCCAACCttttgccctgccctgcctgtccAGAGGCCTTCCTGCCCTCACATTTGACTCTGAGCAGCGTAGTGGTACGggagttgcccaggctaaagGTAACCTCGCCAGCATCTTCTCGGGTGACCCCTGGAAGGACCAGGGCATGCATGTGGCCCGAGCTGCTCTGGCAGATGACTGGCAGCTCCTCCCCATCACGGCTCCAGCGTCCCTCAACTCCAGCCTCTAGAGTTTCCACCAGCAGCACCGCGTTCTCTCCTTCCAGGACATCGAGCTTCCGGGGCAGGCGCTTCAGGATGGGCCCTGAGATGCCGACGGGAATCCATCAGCCTGGAATCTGAGCacctgcctgcctccgcctcagcctcttcccCATGAACCAGCTGACCTTTGACTGTGACGTTGGCCACGGTGCGCACCCGGCCCCGCATCTCGCACAGGTAGACACCATCATCGTCTGCCTTCAGCCTGTGGATGATGAGACGCCGGACAGTGCCCTCTTCGATCTGCTCATACTTGCGGCAGGGCAGCAGCCGCTGGTCCTCACGGAACCAGGCCGTGGGGATGCGGGAGTTGGGTACTTTACACT encodes the following:
- the OBSL1 gene encoding obscurin-like protein 1 isoform X6, coding for MKASSGDQGSPPCFLRFPRPVRVVSGAEAELKCVVLGEPPPVVVWEKGGQQLAASERLSFLADGAEHGLLLSTALPTDAGVYVCRARNAAGEAYAAAAVTVLEPPASEPEPQPAERPLPPPGSGEGAPVFLTGPRSQWVLRGVEVVLTCRAGGLPEPTLYWEKDGMALDEVWDSSHFALEPGRAEEGPGASLALRILAARLPDSGVYVCHARNAHGHAQAGALLQVHQPPESPPSDPDEAPAPVVEPLKCAPKTFWVNEGKHAKFRCYVMGKPEPEIEWHWEGRPLLPDRRRLMYRDRDGGFVLKVLYCQAKDRGLYVCAARNSAGQTLSAVQLHVKEPRLRFTRPLQDVEGREHGIAVLECKVPNSRIPTAWFREDQRLLPCRKYEQIEEGTVRRLIIHRLKADDDGVYLCEMRGRVRTVANVTVKGPILKRLPRKLDVLEGENAVLLVETLEAGVEGRWSRDGEELPVICQSSSGHMHALVLPGVTREDAGEVTFSLGNSRTTTLLRVKCVKHSPPGPPVSAEMFKGHKNTVLLTWKPPDPAPETPFIYRLERQEVGSEDWIQCFSIEKAGAVEVPGDCVPSEGDYRFRICTVSGHGRSPHVVFHGSAHLVPTARLVAGLEDVQVYNGEDAVFSLDLSTIIQGTWFLNGEELKSNEPEGQVEPGALRYRMEQKGLQHRLILHAVKHQDSGALVGFSCPGVQDSAALTIQESPVHILSPQDKVSLTFTTSDRVVLTCELSRVDFPATWYKDGQKVEESELLVVKMDGRKHRLILPEAKVQDSGEFECRTEGVSAFFGVTVQDPPVHIVEPREHVFVHAITSECVMLACEVDREDAPVCWYKDGQEVEESDFVVLENEGPHRRLVLPATQPSDGGEFQCVAGDERAYFTVTITDVSSWIVYPSGKVYVAAVRLERVVLTCELCRPWAEVRWTKNGEEVVESPALLLQKEDTVRRLVLPSVQLEDSGEYLCEIDDESASFTLTVTEPPVRIIYPRDEVTLIAVTLECVVLMCELSREDAPVRWYKDGLEVEESEALVLERDGPRCRLVLPAAQPEDGGEFVCDAGDDSAFFTVTVTAPPERIVHPAARSLDLHFGAPGRVELRCEVAPAGSQVRWYKDGLEVEASDALQLGAEGPTRTLTLPHAQPEDAGEYVCETRDEAITFNVILAEAPVQFLAPETTPSPLCVAPGEPVVLSCELSRAGAPVVWSHNGRPVQEGEGLELHAEGPRRVLCIQAASLAHAGLYTCQSGAAPGAPSLSFTVQVAEPLPVKLVSELTPLTVHEGDDATFRCKVSPPDADVTWLRNGAVVTPGPQVEMAQNGSSRILTLRGCQLGDAGTVTVRAGSTTTSARLHVRG
- the OBSL1 gene encoding obscurin-like protein 1 isoform X7, with protein sequence MKASSGDQGSPPCFLRFPRPVRVVSGAEAELKCVVLGEPPPVVVWEKGGQQLAASERLSFLADGAEHGLLLSTALPTDAGVYVCRARNAAGEAYAAAAVTVLEPPASEPEPQPAERPLPPPGSGEGAPVFLTGPRSQWVLRGVEVVLTCRAGGLPEPTLYWEKDGMALDEVWDSSHFALEPGRAEEGPGASLALRILAARLPDSGVYVCHARNAHGHAQAGALLQVHQPPESPPSDPDEAPAPVVEPLKCAPKTFWVNEGKHAKFRCYVMGKPEPEIEWHWEGRPLLPDRRRLMYRDRDGGFVLKVLYCQAKDRGLYVCAARNSAGQTLSAVQLHVKEPRLRFTRPLQDVEGREHGIAVLECKVPNSRIPTAWFREDQRLLPCRKYEQIEEGTVRRLIIHRLKADDDGVYLCEMRGRVRTVANVTVKGPILKRLPRKLDVLEGENAVLLVETLEAGVEGRWSRDGEELPVICQSSSGHMHALVLPGVTREDAGEVTFSLGNSRTTTLLRVKCVKHSPPGPPVSAEMFKGHKNTVLLTWKPPDPAPETPFIYRLERQEVGSEDWIQCFSIEKAGAVEVPGDCVPSEGDYRFRICTVSGHGRSPHVVFHGSAHLVPTARLVAGLEDVQVYNGEDAVFSLDLSTIIQGTWFLNGEELKSNEPEGQVEPGALRYRMEQKGLQHRLILHAVKHQDSGALVGFSCPGVQDSAALTIQESPVHILSPQDKVSLTFTTSDRVVLTCELSRVDFPATWYKDGQKVEESELLVVKMDGRKHRLILPEAKVQDSGEFECRTEGVSAFFGVTVQDPPVHIVEPREHVFVHAITSECVMLACEVDREDAPVCWYKDGQEVEESDFVVLENEGPHRRLVLPATQPSDGGEFQCVAGDERAYFTVTITDVSSWIVYPSGKVYVAAVRLERVVLTCELCRPWAEVRWTKNGEEVVESPALLLQKEDTVRRLVLPSVQLEDSGEYLCEIDDESASFTLTVTESYQSQDSSNNNPELCVLLKKPKTRRLWSRFPPWRRTAGTE